From the genome of Niabella agricola, one region includes:
- a CDS encoding aldo/keto reductase produces MKDRTDATNLQRYVLGTAGLGGVWGPVDPEASVNSILYALEKGIRAIDTAPAYGDGESFVGRALQQWKGARPLVSTKVGRLKSYASDQGIYDYTPDGMARSVDRSLHILGVSNADILFLHEPAAIPGTEIEPAVLKMMALKQQGYTTQIGLGGNYPAAFLPYLDAGVFDVVMEYNRLDACCIDALDTSLAWCCSRNITYWAASPLHMGLLGRCFESFARNRPQWLEHRFLDTASGVNKMAIEKQLSLSTLALRFLQNIPWPFRVVIGPAGLQELNESLAAISEGPLDHNLYNKIIGYIKEPH; encoded by the coding sequence ATGAAGGATCGGACTGATGCTACAAACCTGCAGCGCTATGTGCTCGGAACAGCCGGCCTGGGAGGTGTTTGGGGACCAGTGGATCCGGAAGCGTCCGTTAATAGTATCCTCTATGCACTGGAAAAAGGAATTCGGGCAATCGATACGGCTCCTGCATACGGAGACGGAGAGTCATTTGTGGGCCGGGCCCTGCAGCAGTGGAAGGGAGCGCGCCCGCTGGTAAGTACAAAGGTAGGACGCCTGAAAAGCTATGCTTCGGATCAGGGTATTTATGATTATACACCAGATGGTATGGCCAGGAGTGTTGACCGTAGCCTGCATATCCTGGGAGTATCAAATGCAGATATATTATTCCTGCATGAACCCGCAGCCATTCCGGGTACGGAAATAGAACCGGCTGTTTTAAAGATGATGGCGCTGAAGCAGCAGGGCTATACCACGCAAATCGGGTTGGGAGGGAACTATCCTGCTGCTTTTCTTCCCTACCTCGATGCCGGTGTTTTTGACGTGGTAATGGAATACAACCGGCTTGATGCCTGTTGCATCGATGCATTGGATACATCCCTGGCCTGGTGCTGCAGCCGCAATATTACCTATTGGGCCGCCAGCCCGTTGCATATGGGATTGTTGGGCCGCTGCTTTGAATCGTTTGCCCGCAACCGGCCACAATGGCTGGAGCACAGATTCCTGGACACAGCTTCCGGAGTCAATAAAATGGCCATCGAAAAACAATTATCCCTGTCAACACTGGCGCTTCGGTTTTTGCAGAATATCCCATGGCCGTTTCGTGTGGTTATCGGACCGGCAGGTTTGCAGGAGCTTAACGAAAGCCTGGCGGCGATTTCGGAAGGACCGCTTGACCACAACCTATACAATAAAATCATTGGATATATAAAAGAACCGCATTAA
- a CDS encoding GntR family transcriptional regulator, with amino-acid sequence MYLFDGIFKMNQLVYQPLDHNNVTPLHQQAEEWLRQLIRGEAYQKGHPIPPEIQLARQLRISRSTLRQAISKLVFEGLLVRKKRTGTCVSGSNPVLAAASPVAIQTAEPDSRHRHFELHVSYTTVSNEALHFFGTGTPGKVLRRERLSGTMESPLEYTIAEFNPALPVSASENFNLPLSEILEKGCGLRIETIQETLHAVAADLFLAAKLETVPGTPLLVRKRHIYVTDALPAVFITVYNRTDTLTAIIEHWHP; translated from the coding sequence ATGTATTTGTTTGACGGCATTTTTAAAATGAACCAGTTGGTGTATCAACCGCTTGACCATAACAATGTGACCCCGCTTCACCAACAGGCAGAAGAATGGCTCCGTCAATTAATCCGCGGGGAGGCGTATCAGAAAGGGCACCCCATTCCTCCCGAAATACAGTTGGCCCGGCAGCTCCGCATATCCCGCAGTACGTTGCGACAGGCCATTAGCAAGCTGGTGTTTGAGGGCCTGCTAGTACGGAAAAAGAGAACGGGCACCTGTGTATCCGGAAGCAATCCGGTACTTGCCGCTGCATCGCCGGTTGCCATACAGACAGCAGAACCAGATTCCCGCCATCGCCATTTCGAACTGCACGTGTCTTATACTACCGTGTCTAATGAAGCCTTGCACTTTTTTGGAACCGGCACTCCTGGTAAAGTGCTGCGACGGGAGCGGCTGAGCGGAACAATGGAATCACCGCTTGAGTATACCATTGCTGAATTCAATCCGGCGCTGCCGGTTTCTGCTTCGGAGAACTTCAACCTGCCGCTTTCCGAAATCCTTGAAAAAGGCTGCGGGTTGCGCATCGAAACAATACAGGAAACGCTGCATGCGGTTGCTGCCGATCTTTTCCTTGCCGCAAAACTAGAAACGGTACCCGGTACACCACTGCTGGTGCGTAAACGTCATATTTATGTAACGGATGCGCTCCCAGCTGTATTCATTACCGTATATAACAGGACCGACACCCTTACAGCGATCATTGAACACTGGCATCCGTAA